The Halorhodospira halophila SL1 genomic sequence TGCAGCCACTGCGCGCCACCGCCAGTCGTTCCGGAAGCCCCTCACGCAGGCGCAGCCCGTTGAGCAGGACCTCAAAGGCCTGCTCCGACGGTGTCAGCTCAATACACTCAGCCTCGACCCGGGCGCTGCCGACGGCGGCCATCCAGGCCCGCGGCGAGCGGCGCTGGCGGGTGCGCAGCACCCGGCCGTCGGCGCCGGTCCGCTTGCCGGCCGCCCCGGCGCCCAGGCCCAGGTAGTCGCCGAAGGTCCAGTAACCGAGATTGTGGACGCTGCGCTGCCCGGGGCGGGCGAAGGCCGAGACCTCGTAACGCTCCAGACCGGCCTGCGCCAGCCGCTGCCGGCACACCGCCTCCATCTCCAGCACCGTCTCCTCGTCGGGCAGACCCGGAGGTGGGCGGCGCCCAAAGGGCGTCTCCGGCTCGATGGTCAGCTGATAATGGCTGACGTGGTCGGCCCCCAGCGCGATGACTCCGGCCACGTCGGCCTCGGCCCCGGTGACCCCCTGCCCGGGCAGGCCGTACATGACGTCGGCGTTGATACCGCGGAACCCGACGGCATACGCCTCAGCCACGGCCTCGCGCGCGGCGACGGCGTCGTGGATCCGCCCCAGGCGGGCCAGCAGCGTGTCGTCCAGGCTCTGCACCCCCAGGGACAGACGGGTCACCCCGGCCTGCCGGAACCCCCGCAGCCGCGCGTTCTCGCTGGCGCCTGGGTTGGCCTCCAGGGTGATCTCTGCCCCCGACTCCAGGCCCAGCACCGCGTCCAGGGTGTCGAGCAGCTCGCCGATCGGACCGGGCGGGAAGAGACTCGGTGTGCCGCCCCCGATGAAGACGCTAGTCACGCGGCGCCCGAGCGCCGCCGGGGCCTGGCGGCGCAGCTCGCGCCCCAGGGCGTCCACGTAGGCCCGGGCGGGGAGCTCTCCGCGCAGGGCGTGGGCGTTGAAGTCGCAGTAGCCGCAGCGCTGCAGACACCAGGGCAGATGGATATAGACCGCCAGCGGCGGCAGCTGCGCCCCGGCGCCGAGGCTCATGGGCGCCGCCGGGTCACCCGGCCACCTCGGCGGCGATCCCCTGAATCAGCGCGCGCAGCGCCTGCCCGCGGTGGCTGCGTGCGTCCTTAGCGGGCGCATCCAGCTCGGCGGCGGTCTGCCCGAGTTCGGGATCCTCGAACACCGGATCATAGCCGAAGCCGTGATGGCCACGCGGCGTCTCGACGATACGCCCCGTCCAGCTACCGTGGGCGATCACCGGCGCCGGATCGGCGGCGTGGCGCAGGTAGACCATAACGCAGTGGAAGGTGCCGCGCCGGTCGCCCTGCCCGCGCTCGCTCAGCTCGGCGAGCAGGCGCTCGATGTTGGCGGCGTCGCCCGCATCGCTGCCGGCGTAGCGCGCCGAGTAGATGCCGGGCTCGCCGCCGAGCGCCGGAACGGCCAGCCCCGAGTCGTCGGCGACCGCGGGCAGGCCGCTGCGCTCGGCGCAGTGGCGCGCCTTGATCAACGCATTCTCGACGAAGGTCAGCCCGGTCTCCGCGGGCGAGTCGATGCCCAGGTGCCCCTGCCTGACCACCTCGGCGTCGTAGCCCTGGAGCATGCGGGTCATCTCGGCAAGCTTGCCGGCATTCCCGGTGGCCAGCACGATCTTCATGTCGCCAATGCCTCCTGCTGATGCTGCAACAGCTCACCCACGCCCTTCTCGGCCAGGGCCAGCATCCGATCGAGTTCATCGCGCCGGAAGGCGTGCCCCTCGGCGGTGCCCTGCAGCTCGATGAAGGCGCCGGCGTCGTTCATCACCACGTTCATGTCGGTCTCCGCCTCGCCGTCCTCGGCATAGTCCAGGTCGAGCACCGGCTCACCGCGGTAGACCCCCACGGAGACCGACGCCACCTGACCGTGGAGGGGCGACGCCGGCAGCGCGCGCTGGCGCACCAGCCCTTCCAGGGCGTCGGTCAGGGCCACGAAGGCACCGGTGATCGCCGCCGTCCGGGTCCCGCCATCGGCCTGCAGCACGTCGCAGTCGACCACCACGCTACGCTCGCCCAGGGCCTGCAGATCGACGGCGGCGCGCAGGGAGCGGCCGATCAGCCGCTGGATCTCGACAGTCCGCCCTTGCTGCTTGCCGCGGGCCGCCTCGCGGTCGCTGCGGGTGTGGGTCGAGCGTGGCAACATGCCGTACTCGGCGGTCACCCAGCCCCGGCCCTGGCCGCGCAGCCAGGGGGGCACGCGCGCCTCGACGCTGGCCGTGCACAGCACGCGCGTATCGCCAAAGCCGATGAGCACCGAGCCCTCGGCGTGTTTGGTGAACTGGCGCTGGATGGAGATCGGGCGTAGCTCGTCGGCCCGTCGACCGCTTGGGCGCATAGTGCCTCCTGCATTCGGGGCGGCGTGCTCGCCGCCCCCGGGGTGGTGAGTATGGACGTGACAGCCCAGGTAATGGATTATACGGGTTGGGGTTTCTGTGGCGCTGCGCTCCTGCCGCCAGGGTGGCGCACCGCACCGGCGCTGGAAAGCCGGGGAGGCGCGCGCCTGTGTCTGCCGCCCAA encodes the following:
- the hemW gene encoding radical SAM family heme chaperone HemW → MSLGAGAQLPPLAVYIHLPWCLQRCGYCDFNAHALRGELPARAYVDALGRELRRQAPAALGRRVTSVFIGGGTPSLFPPGPIGELLDTLDAVLGLESGAEITLEANPGASENARLRGFRQAGVTRLSLGVQSLDDTLLARLGRIHDAVAAREAVAEAYAVGFRGINADVMYGLPGQGVTGAEADVAGVIALGADHVSHYQLTIEPETPFGRRPPPGLPDEETVLEMEAVCRQRLAQAGLERYEVSAFARPGQRSVHNLGYWTFGDYLGLGAGAAGKRTGADGRVLRTRQRRSPRAWMAAVGSARVEAECIELTPSEQAFEVLLNGLRLREGLPERLAVARSGCSLPALRDWLAPLCAGGWLEWRGGRIRASAAGYEMLDTLLLELLPGPPDPGSGGSAPSSHGGNALK
- the rdgB gene encoding RdgB/HAM1 family non-canonical purine NTP pyrophosphatase; the protein is MKIVLATGNAGKLAEMTRMLQGYDAEVVRQGHLGIDSPAETGLTFVENALIKARHCAERSGLPAVADDSGLAVPALGGEPGIYSARYAGSDAGDAANIERLLAELSERGQGDRRGTFHCVMVYLRHAADPAPVIAHGSWTGRIVETPRGHHGFGYDPVFEDPELGQTAAELDAPAKDARSHRGQALRALIQGIAAEVAG
- the rph gene encoding ribonuclease PH: MRPSGRRADELRPISIQRQFTKHAEGSVLIGFGDTRVLCTASVEARVPPWLRGQGRGWVTAEYGMLPRSTHTRSDREAARGKQQGRTVEIQRLIGRSLRAAVDLQALGERSVVVDCDVLQADGGTRTAAITGAFVALTDALEGLVRQRALPASPLHGQVASVSVGVYRGEPVLDLDYAEDGEAETDMNVVMNDAGAFIELQGTAEGHAFRRDELDRMLALAEKGVGELLQHQQEALAT